From bacterium, one genomic window encodes:
- a CDS encoding FadR/GntR family transcriptional regulator gives MRVCRIKRTTAADEVFKSLHGLMVSGELRPGERLPSQRELARRFEVSRSTLREAIHKLMALGYVEPRQGVGTIVASGDPLRYMSSLEDHFLLDGVSAGEFLEARLIIETAVARLAVQRSSAHQKACLRRLVERQVQAAHTGALEEFSRLDTEFHLSLAALSNNRVLVKLEETILDLLRQFIRKVSDLPGAVEDALMFHRRILDALDAGDSREAEKAMASHLRDVARRIKGYLGVKVL, from the coding sequence GTGAGGGTCTGCAGAATAAAGAGAACCACGGCTGCTGACGAGGTCTTCAAGAGCCTCCACGGGCTCATGGTATCAGGGGAGCTGCGTCCAGGTGAAAGGCTTCCCTCCCAGAGGGAGCTGGCCCGGCGTTTCGAGGTGAGCCGAAGCACTCTGAGGGAGGCCATTCACAAGCTCATGGCCCTGGGGTACGTGGAACCCAGACAAGGAGTGGGGACCATTGTGGCCAGCGGGGACCCCCTCAGGTACATGAGCTCTTTGGAGGATCATTTCCTGCTGGATGGGGTCTCGGCCGGCGAGTTTCTGGAGGCTAGGCTCATCATAGAGACAGCTGTTGCAAGACTGGCAGTGCAGAGGTCTTCGGCACACCAAAAGGCTTGTCTTAGGCGGCTGGTGGAACGCCAGGTGCAGGCCGCGCATACGGGTGCCTTGGAAGAGTTCAGCAGGTTGGATACAGAGTTTCACCTAAGCCTGGCCGCCTTGAGCAACAATCGGGTGCTGGTGAAGCTGGAGGAGACCATACTGGATCTGCTCAGGCAGTTCATCAGGAAGGTCTCGGATCTGCCCGGAGCAGTGGAAGACGCCCTCATGTTCCACAGAAGGATCTTGGATGCCTTGGATGCGGGGGACTCCAGGGAGGCCGAGAAGGCCATGGCCTCTCACCTAAGGGATGTGGCCCGAAGGATCAAAGGATACCTGGGCGTGAAGGTGCTTTAG
- a CDS encoding MtaA/CmuA family methyltransferase, with translation MKSTPYNLVMSALLGGRRAQRPPVGNPTSIVCHGLMDACGVSFPEAHLDAQAMAELALAGHEVVGFDTVMPEYSVHQESAALGCQVDWGSKDRMPDAKNFPYADFSDIQVPDNILEKPSMRVVLDALSLLRKHVGGQVAIWGKVMGPWTLSYHMAGTQNFLLQVGMGEKEKVTRMLRQLMPVTIEFANAQLRAGADAVVLADHATGNLVGPYTYEEYLLPIHQEITAQIGGPVILHVCGNCTDRLDLFARSGVDAYHFEWQVDAREAVKRVGNIISLVGNVNNPRALLQGTPEDVYAQARYAIEAGVNIIGPECAIPLATPLDNLKAIVEAAREGY, from the coding sequence ATGAAGAGCACCCCTTACAACCTTGTCATGTCAGCCCTTTTAGGCGGGCGTAGGGCACAGCGCCCCCCTGTGGGAAACCCAACCTCCATAGTTTGCCATGGGCTCATGGATGCATGCGGTGTCTCATTTCCTGAGGCCCACCTGGATGCCCAGGCCATGGCAGAGCTGGCCCTGGCTGGCCACGAGGTGGTGGGCTTTGACACGGTCATGCCTGAGTACAGCGTGCATCAGGAGTCTGCGGCCCTGGGCTGCCAGGTGGACTGGGGCAGCAAAGACAGGATGCCCGATGCCAAGAACTTTCCCTACGCGGATTTCTCCGACATCCAGGTCCCGGATAACATCCTGGAAAAGCCATCCATGCGGGTGGTCCTGGATGCCCTTTCTTTGCTGAGAAAACACGTGGGGGGACAGGTGGCCATCTGGGGGAAGGTCATGGGGCCATGGACCCTATCCTACCACATGGCTGGAACCCAGAACTTTCTGCTACAGGTGGGGATGGGTGAGAAGGAGAAGGTGACCCGCATGCTGCGTCAGTTGATGCCGGTTACCATAGAGTTTGCCAATGCACAACTCAGGGCAGGGGCGGATGCTGTTGTGCTGGCTGACCACGCCACAGGAAATCTCGTTGGGCCGTACACATACGAGGAGTATCTTCTTCCCATCCACCAGGAGATAACGGCCCAGATCGGCGGACCCGTGATACTCCACGTTTGCGGCAACTGCACGGACAGGCTGGATCTTTTTGCCCGCTCAGGAGTGGATGCCTACCACTTCGAGTGGCAGGTGGACGCCCGGGAAGCTGTGAAAAGGGTGGGAAACATCATCTCCCTGGTGGGGAACGTGAACAATCCCAGGGCATTGTTGCAGGGCACACCAGAGGATGTTTATGCCCAGGCCCGCTATGCCATCGAGGCGGGTGTGAACATCATAGGACCCGAGTGTGCGATTCCCCTGGCCACTCCCCTTGATAACCTCAAGGCCATAGTGGAGGCGGCAAGAGAGGGTTACTGA
- a CDS encoding corrinoid protein: MAEHVEIIKEAVIKGKHKEIEQLVRQAVEEGVELERLIQEGMIEAMDVVGKKFADGVIFVPEMLVAAVTMKKGLELIKPMLKADSRSSGRIVMATVKGDLHDIGKNLVIMMLEGAGFQVTDLGVDIDVETLVQKVQELKPQLLGLSALLTTTMPEMARVIQALEAVGLREKVKVMVGGAPVDQRFAQQIGADGYGKDAAEAVELAKRLVAGSH; this comes from the coding sequence ATGGCAGAGCATGTTGAGATCATAAAAGAGGCAGTGATAAAGGGAAAACATAAGGAAATAGAGCAGTTGGTGAGACAGGCCGTGGAGGAAGGAGTGGAGCTGGAAAGGCTCATCCAGGAGGGCATGATAGAGGCCATGGACGTGGTGGGCAAGAAATTCGCCGATGGGGTCATCTTTGTGCCCGAGATGCTGGTTGCGGCAGTGACCATGAAGAAGGGGCTCGAGCTCATAAAGCCCATGCTCAAGGCAGACAGCAGATCCAGCGGTCGCATAGTCATGGCCACAGTCAAGGGAGACCTGCATGACATAGGCAAGAACCTTGTCATAATGATGCTGGAGGGAGCCGGCTTCCAGGTCACAGACCTGGGGGTGGACATAGATGTGGAGACCCTGGTGCAGAAAGTCCAGGAGCTAAAGCCCCAGTTGCTGGGGCTATCGGCACTGCTTACCACCACCATGCCCGAGATGGCCAGGGTGATCCAAGCCCTTGAGGCCGTGGGTCTCAGGGAAAAGGTCAAGGTGATGGTGGGAGGAGCCCCTGTGGATCAGAGATTTGCGCAGCAGATAGGCGCTGATGGTTATGGAAAAGATGCTGCCGAGGCTGTGGAGCTGGCCAAGAGGCTGGTGGCCGGGTCCCACTGA
- a CDS encoding corrinoid protein: protein MTHKERILMAARGEMPDVLPYVPRFDLWYNANRYRGTLPVQYRDKTPDEIARAEGWALHKVVPELLNVETEQDNLYRAIGLYGLKECGYEIRFSPSVEVRAIPLSDSLRVEYHTPKGVISTTEVVTEEMRGAGATITWVEERAIKSSEDYERLAYLFEQAEVVPQYERYARWRQDIGQGGVAVLMGSLAASPMLHIQRDLLDATRFFYEYHDRQKEMRKLAESLEFLYERILKVVCDSPAEVVLWGANYDDMITYPPYFQKEILPWLQKASRALQEKGKLLLCHCDGENMGLMDLIRDSGMHVAEAVCPAPMTKIPIEEYYRRWKDHLTIWGGIPQSMLLAETASDEEFQAYLDHFFKAVAPGQRVIVGIADTTPPNAVFDRLRRIADEVARHGRLPLEAGGLRPVQGLMPEALEAAGEELQEAEIFHAVRKAVLAGDHVGIQASVRELLARGIPAGDILHKGMIHAMEAIGARFKRGEVFIPEVLLSARAMNEALKVLEPHLAGQRVEKAGRVLIGTVRGDLHDIGKNMVATMLRGVGFQVRDLGINVSTEQFVREVESTNPDILALSALLTTTMPEMAKVIQALKAKGLRDRLKVMVGGAPVNQKFAQEIGADGYAQDAGEAVGLAKRLMEGR, encoded by the coding sequence ATGACCCATAAAGAACGCATTCTCATGGCAGCAAGGGGTGAGATGCCAGATGTGCTTCCTTATGTGCCGCGTTTTGACCTCTGGTACAATGCCAACCGATATCGGGGCACTCTTCCGGTTCAATACAGGGACAAGACCCCTGATGAGATAGCCAGGGCAGAGGGCTGGGCGCTTCACAAGGTGGTCCCTGAACTCCTGAACGTGGAAACAGAGCAGGACAACCTCTACCGCGCCATAGGGCTTTATGGCCTGAAGGAGTGTGGTTACGAGATCCGGTTTTCCCCCAGCGTTGAGGTCAGAGCAATTCCCTTGTCAGACTCCCTTAGGGTGGAGTACCACACACCCAAGGGTGTGATCAGCACCACCGAGGTGGTCACAGAGGAGATGAGGGGTGCAGGTGCCACCATCACATGGGTGGAGGAGAGGGCCATAAAGAGCTCCGAGGACTATGAAAGGCTGGCATATCTTTTTGAGCAGGCGGAGGTGGTGCCTCAGTACGAACGCTATGCCCGCTGGAGGCAGGACATAGGGCAAGGCGGGGTGGCAGTGCTCATGGGCAGCCTGGCCGCATCCCCCATGCTCCATATCCAGAGAGATCTCTTGGATGCCACCAGGTTTTTCTACGAGTACCACGACCGCCAGAAAGAGATGAGGAAGCTGGCTGAGAGCCTGGAGTTCCTATATGAGAGGATTCTAAAAGTAGTGTGCGATTCCCCTGCAGAGGTGGTGCTCTGGGGGGCCAACTACGACGACATGATCACATATCCCCCCTATTTCCAAAAGGAGATCCTGCCCTGGCTTCAAAAAGCATCCCGGGCCTTGCAGGAAAAGGGCAAGCTCCTGCTGTGTCACTGCGACGGGGAAAACATGGGCTTGATGGATCTTATCAGGGACTCTGGAATGCATGTGGCAGAGGCGGTTTGTCCTGCTCCCATGACAAAGATTCCCATAGAGGAATACTACAGGAGATGGAAGGATCATCTCACCATCTGGGGCGGCATTCCCCAAAGCATGCTCTTGGCAGAGACAGCTTCGGATGAGGAGTTCCAGGCATACCTGGATCATTTCTTCAAGGCAGTGGCCCCAGGACAAAGGGTCATAGTGGGGATCGCGGATACAACTCCTCCCAATGCGGTCTTCGACAGGCTTCGCCGTATTGCAGATGAAGTGGCCAGGCACGGACGCCTCCCGTTGGAGGCAGGGGGCCTAAGACCAGTCCAAGGGCTGATGCCAGAGGCCCTGGAGGCTGCTGGGGAGGAGCTGCAAGAGGCCGAGATCTTCCATGCAGTGAGAAAGGCTGTGCTGGCCGGTGATCATGTGGGAATCCAGGCCAGTGTCAGGGAGCTTCTGGCACGAGGGATCCCAGCAGGGGATATACTGCACAAGGGCATGATTCATGCCATGGAAGCCATCGGGGCCAGGTTCAAAAGAGGGGAGGTGTTCATTCCCGAGGTGCTCCTTTCGGCCAGGGCCATGAACGAGGCCCTCAAGGTCCTGGAGCCCCATCTGGCAGGACAGAGGGTGGAAAAGGCAGGCCGGGTCCTCATAGGGACAGTGCGGGGAGATCTCCACGACATAGGTAAGAACATGGTGGCCACCATGCTAAGGGGAGTGGGTTTCCAGGTGCGAGACCTTGGCATCAACGTGAGCACAGAGCAATTCGTAAGAGAAGTTGAATCAACAAACCCTGACATACTGGCTCTGTCGGCACTGCTTACCACCACCATGCCCGAGATGGCCAAGGTCATCCAGGCCTTGAAGGCCAAAGGTTTGAGAGACCGCCTAAAGGTGATGGTGGGCGGGGCTCCTGTGAACCAGAAGTTTGCTCAAGAAATAGGAGCCGATGGCTATGCCCAGGATGCAGGAGAGGCCGTGGGCCTGGCCAAGCGGCTCATGGAGGGGAGGTAG
- a CDS encoding DUF1638 domain-containing protein, whose amino-acid sequence MLLEQQEGGLRDPGEKASWNGPRVLIACKVMEPELESLREMIQGVQVRYVEQALHRVPQNMASRVQQEIDRVSSYAGLVILGYGLCSNGIVGVVAPPQGLVVPKAHDCIALFLGSLENYRRSFGERPGTYYLTPGWVAEHKDPLGILQEYIQRYGEETAQWVMTEELKHYTHIALINSGVGDVKRLRERARENARYFGKQYHEIAGDLSYLRRLLQGPYTDEDFFFIAPGEKVTQERYLQEALACASS is encoded by the coding sequence TTGCTCTTGGAACAGCAAGAGGGGGGGTTAAGGGACCCCGGGGAAAAAGCTTCATGGAATGGCCCCAGGGTGCTCATAGCTTGTAAGGTCATGGAGCCTGAGCTAGAGAGCCTGCGGGAAATGATCCAGGGAGTGCAGGTGCGCTATGTAGAGCAGGCCCTCCACAGGGTGCCCCAGAACATGGCCTCCAGGGTGCAGCAGGAGATAGATAGGGTTTCATCCTATGCGGGTCTTGTGATCCTGGGCTACGGGCTTTGTTCCAACGGGATCGTGGGGGTGGTTGCGCCTCCTCAAGGCCTAGTAGTTCCCAAGGCCCATGACTGCATAGCACTCTTTTTGGGCTCCCTGGAGAATTACAGGAGATCTTTTGGGGAGAGGCCTGGGACCTATTACCTGACACCCGGATGGGTTGCAGAGCACAAAGATCCCCTGGGCATCCTGCAGGAGTATATCCAGCGCTACGGGGAAGAGACCGCCCAGTGGGTGATGACAGAGGAACTCAAGCATTACACCCACATAGCTCTCATAAACAGTGGAGTCGGAGATGTAAAGAGGCTAAGAGAGCGGGCCAGGGAAAATGCCAGATACTTTGGCAAACAGTACCATGAGATAGCCGGTGATCTCTCATACTTGAGGAGATTGCTTCAGGGGCCTTACACTGATGAAGATTTCTTCTTCATTGCTCCTGGGGAGAAGGTCACCCAAGAACGCTATCTGCAAGAGGCTCTGGCATGCGCGTCATCATGA
- the larA gene encoding nickel-dependent lactate racemase, which yields MRVIMNYGREGLAVDLPDEWDVRVIRKRPMPVLEDPLAAMKAALENPVGCAPLRDLAKGKRTACILICDITRPVPNRVILPVLIRTLMDGGLDPGNIQVLVATGLHRPNQGQELEELVGDEWVLATVPVENHFARQDLDHVEVGITSHGVPVLLDRRFVQAQLKIVTGLVEPHFMAGYSGGRKVIMPGVAHKSTITALHTARYFEHPRSANCILDGNPLHEVQLEVVRMLGGALAVNAVIDEHRRISFLNFGEIQRSHLEAVGFVRPYGEIPVSEKFRTVLTSSAGYPLDRTYYQTVKGMVGAMDLLEPGGDLFIVSEISEGFGSLEYREAQERLMRLGSDGFLQEILPRDHALIDEWQTEMQLKPMRVGQIHLYTKALDPEERALTGVRIIEDLEGEIRRSVERSGQRRIVVLPEGPYVVPIYRSPSHQ from the coding sequence ATGCGCGTCATCATGAACTATGGTCGAGAGGGTCTGGCCGTAGACTTGCCCGATGAGTGGGATGTGAGGGTAATTCGCAAGAGGCCCATGCCCGTCCTGGAAGATCCATTGGCTGCCATGAAAGCTGCCCTTGAGAACCCCGTTGGTTGTGCTCCCCTAAGGGACCTGGCCAAGGGAAAGAGGACTGCCTGCATCCTCATCTGCGACATCACCAGGCCAGTTCCCAACAGAGTGATTCTACCTGTCCTCATAAGGACGCTTATGGATGGTGGGTTGGATCCGGGAAACATACAGGTCCTGGTGGCCACAGGCCTCCACAGGCCCAACCAGGGTCAAGAGCTGGAGGAGCTGGTGGGGGATGAGTGGGTTCTTGCCACGGTTCCAGTGGAGAACCACTTTGCCCGTCAGGATTTGGACCACGTGGAAGTGGGGATCACGAGTCATGGGGTGCCTGTGCTCTTGGACAGGCGTTTTGTGCAAGCCCAATTGAAGATCGTCACCGGTTTGGTGGAGCCGCACTTCATGGCAGGTTATTCCGGGGGCCGAAAGGTGATCATGCCAGGGGTGGCCCACAAGAGCACCATAACTGCTCTTCACACGGCTCGCTATTTCGAGCATCCACGCTCTGCCAACTGCATCCTGGATGGGAACCCCCTTCACGAGGTACAGCTGGAGGTGGTACGCATGCTGGGAGGTGCCCTGGCCGTAAATGCAGTAATAGACGAGCATCGCCGGATCTCTTTCTTGAATTTTGGTGAGATCCAAAGAAGCCACCTGGAGGCCGTAGGCTTCGTGAGGCCTTATGGGGAGATACCGGTCTCGGAGAAGTTTCGCACAGTGCTCACTAGCAGTGCCGGTTACCCCCTGGACAGAACCTACTATCAGACCGTGAAGGGCATGGTGGGGGCCATGGATCTCCTGGAGCCAGGGGGAGACCTTTTCATTGTGAGCGAGATCTCCGAAGGCTTCGGTTCCCTAGAGTACCGAGAGGCCCAGGAGAGACTAATGCGGCTTGGCTCAGATGGGTTTCTGCAAGAGATCCTCCCAAGAGATCACGCCCTCATAGACGAGTGGCAGACCGAGATGCAGCTAAAGCCCATGAGGGTGGGACAGATTCACCTTTACACCAAGGCTCTGGATCCAGAGGAAAGGGCCCTGACCGGGGTAAGGATAATAGAGGATCTGGAGGGGGAGATCCGAAGGAGCGTGGAGCGCTCTGGCCAGAGGAGGATCGTGGTCTTGCCAGAAGGGCCTTACGTGGTTCCCATTTACAGATCCCCTTCCCATCAGTGA
- a CDS encoding ASKHA domain-containing protein yields the protein MCARDLLVENKSHMCRVILEPSGMSLEVPRGTTILEAASGAGFRIRAECGGKGLCGKCIVKVHPPEGASPPEIAESEFITQKELEAGIRLACQCRIEGFLSVEVPPESQETEEALGKIALRGRYRVDPTVKRLFLAGSGASLGDERQPSDLVEKLLERLEELGILPEPRLELGALRELSMSPSLQGDLTVICHKDRGITGIREGIKQPSLGVALDIGTTTLAAYLCDLTSGEILASAGVANPQRRFGQDVISRIGFASQGRGSLLELHREVIQGLNGLIHKCLARARAAAQQVDEVVAVGNTCMVELFSGLNPRALGAAPYLPVTRSFPDLRASELGLEISPGANVHILPVISGFVGADTVSAILADGLHNRHEITLLVDIGTNGEIVLGGRCGLWATSCATGPALEGAHISCGMRAIRGAIHRVWEHGGRLHWETLGGPEARPRGLCGSGIIDAIATLRSMGVILPSGRLKEEAPGVILDEKGIGRAFPLVGKQDTATAKDIQITLGDIRQIQLAKAALCVGIMFLMRRAGVERVDRLVLTGAFGARFDWRSAVAIGMIPQEAISGEVETMENAAGLGAVMALLDQGQRREAASLARSVKVLELAQEPDFGVEYPMAMGFPAARWEESPDLTPERDILVP from the coding sequence ATGTGCGCAAGAGATCTTCTTGTGGAAAATAAGTCCCATATGTGCAGGGTAATCCTTGAGCCTTCCGGTATGTCCCTGGAGGTTCCCCGTGGCACCACCATATTGGAAGCTGCCTCAGGTGCTGGTTTCAGAATCAGGGCCGAGTGCGGAGGGAAAGGTCTCTGCGGCAAGTGTATTGTAAAAGTGCACCCCCCTGAAGGGGCGTCGCCGCCTGAGATCGCGGAATCAGAGTTTATAACGCAGAAGGAACTCGAGGCAGGCATCAGACTGGCCTGCCAATGCAGGATAGAGGGCTTCCTCAGCGTTGAGGTGCCTCCTGAGTCCCAGGAGACTGAGGAGGCCCTGGGTAAGATTGCCCTCAGAGGCAGATACAGGGTGGATCCAACGGTCAAGAGGCTTTTTCTTGCTGGCTCTGGAGCCTCCCTGGGGGATGAGCGCCAGCCTTCAGACCTGGTGGAAAAGTTGCTGGAGCGCTTGGAAGAGCTCGGCATATTGCCTGAGCCCAGGCTGGAGCTTGGCGCCTTGCGGGAGCTCAGCATGAGCCCCTCCCTTCAAGGTGACCTCACCGTTATTTGCCACAAGGATCGAGGCATAACGGGGATAAGAGAGGGTATTAAACAACCAAGCCTGGGGGTGGCCCTGGACATAGGCACAACCACCCTTGCCGCCTATCTGTGTGATCTCACAAGCGGTGAGATCCTTGCCTCGGCAGGCGTAGCAAATCCCCAGAGGCGATTTGGGCAAGACGTGATAAGCCGCATAGGTTTTGCAAGCCAGGGACGAGGTTCCCTCCTGGAGCTGCACCGTGAGGTGATTCAAGGCCTCAATGGACTGATCCACAAGTGTCTGGCCAGAGCCAGGGCTGCTGCCCAGCAGGTGGATGAGGTGGTGGCTGTGGGGAACACTTGCATGGTGGAGCTCTTTTCCGGGCTCAATCCCAGGGCCCTGGGCGCGGCTCCCTATCTTCCGGTAACCAGGAGCTTCCCTGACCTGAGAGCAAGCGAGCTGGGATTAGAGATTTCCCCTGGGGCAAACGTGCACATTCTGCCTGTTATCTCGGGCTTCGTGGGGGCAGACACGGTCTCTGCCATTTTGGCCGACGGCCTCCACAACAGGCATGAGATCACCCTTCTTGTGGACATAGGCACCAACGGCGAGATAGTGCTGGGAGGCAGATGTGGGCTTTGGGCCACCAGCTGTGCCACGGGCCCGGCACTGGAAGGAGCGCATATAAGCTGCGGCATGCGGGCAATCAGGGGGGCCATCCATAGGGTTTGGGAGCATGGTGGCAGATTGCATTGGGAGACCCTGGGAGGCCCAGAGGCAAGGCCCAGAGGCCTTTGCGGATCAGGGATAATAGATGCCATTGCCACCTTGAGGTCCATGGGGGTGATCCTTCCTTCGGGGAGGCTCAAGGAGGAGGCCCCTGGGGTCATTTTGGACGAAAAGGGCATTGGAAGAGCATTCCCTCTGGTGGGGAAGCAGGACACGGCCACGGCAAAGGACATACAGATAACCCTAGGGGACATACGCCAGATCCAGTTGGCCAAGGCAGCCCTGTGCGTGGGCATCATGTTCTTGATGCGGAGGGCAGGGGTGGAGAGGGTGGACAGGCTGGTTTTGACAGGCGCCTTTGGAGCCAGATTCGACTGGCGCTCGGCGGTGGCCATAGGGATGATTCCCCAAGAGGCAATCTCCGGAGAGGTGGAGACCATGGAGAATGCAGCGGGCCTGGGAGCGGTCATGGCCCTTCTGGATCAGGGCCAAAGGCGTGAGGCGGCCAGCCTTGCCAGGAGCGTTAAGGTTTTGGAGCTGGCTCAAGAGCCTGACTTCGGGGTTGAGTATCCCATGGCCATGGGCTTTCCTGCAGCAAGATGGGAAGAGTCCCCAGATCTCACCCCAGAAAGGGACATTCTGGTCCCATGA
- a CDS encoding PAS domain S-box protein, with translation MGDEEREELKRKVQALERTLGEAQEQIGYLQAQTALYQMMIERSLSGIYLIRDGNYLFANPAYCDIAGYSWEELTKRDALDIIHPEEREFVRERLKRRLAGESVPGEYEIRILRPDGQVRHVWVRAQRVMYQAEPAVLGNLADITQLRQTDLALKESEERFRMVFQNASVGITLVSPDGIFLDVNRAMAGLLGYEPQDLIGKRVTQFTHPEDLATREVFLEELLSGRIPWGQQDRRFLHKEGSIIWGRICSSLQRDQKGNLQYFISLVQDITAQKKAEDALKESEQRYRNLVEVLPEGVWVQREGVILYVNPAMVRLLGASTPEELVGRSIYEFVHPESRASVEQRTQEIQQDGGTVPLKEQRYVSLKGSVLEVETSATAVPFQGQRAVLAVYRDISARKRQEREREELHKRYLQAQKMEAVGTLAGGIAHDFNNILMSIQGNVSLMLLETPEDHPHRERLEVIQEAIRSGADLSRQLLGFARGGNYDVRPLNINEVVEKTSSMFSRTRKEISIHKRFQPDIWTVDADRSQMEQVFMNLFVNASDAMPGGGELFLDTQNVSLDEDYLRPYSMPPGPYVRISVTDSGTGMDEETLKHVFEPFFTTKTMGRGTGLGLATVYGIVKAHKGLITVYSTPGQGSTFHIYLPASPREPSRQLRLPQGVVKGKGTILLIDDEEMILKVASQLLEALGYKVVKAKGGQAGLKSYEELMHQVDLVILDMIMPDLGGSQVFERLKEMNPKVRVLLSSGYAVNGEAKQILEKGCRGFIQKPFNLAELSQKVQAALREESLEDPSHDKTL, from the coding sequence ATGGGGGATGAGGAGCGAGAGGAGCTCAAACGGAAAGTCCAGGCACTGGAAAGAACACTTGGAGAAGCACAGGAGCAAATTGGATACCTTCAGGCCCAAACTGCTTTGTATCAGATGATGATAGAGCGCTCCTTGAGCGGCATCTACCTGATACGGGACGGCAATTACCTGTTTGCCAATCCTGCCTACTGTGATATAGCCGGGTATTCCTGGGAAGAACTCACAAAAAGGGATGCACTGGACATCATACACCCAGAGGAGAGGGAGTTCGTAAGGGAAAGGCTCAAGAGGAGACTCGCGGGAGAGAGTGTTCCAGGGGAGTACGAGATCAGAATCCTAAGACCTGACGGCCAGGTGCGCCACGTTTGGGTAAGGGCCCAAAGAGTCATGTACCAGGCAGAGCCAGCAGTGCTGGGGAACCTGGCGGATATCACCCAACTGCGCCAGACTGATTTGGCTCTTAAGGAGTCTGAGGAGCGCTTCCGCATGGTCTTCCAGAACGCATCTGTGGGGATCACCCTGGTCAGCCCGGATGGAATCTTTCTGGATGTGAATAGGGCCATGGCCGGGCTCCTGGGCTATGAGCCCCAAGACCTGATAGGGAAAAGGGTCACACAATTCACTCACCCTGAAGACCTGGCTACAAGGGAGGTCTTCCTGGAAGAGCTCCTGTCTGGGCGCATACCTTGGGGACAGCAGGATCGCCGCTTTCTCCACAAGGAGGGGTCAATCATATGGGGACGCATATGCTCTAGCCTTCAGAGAGACCAGAAGGGCAACCTCCAGTACTTCATCTCCTTGGTGCAGGACATAACAGCCCAGAAAAAGGCCGAGGATGCCCTCAAAGAAAGCGAGCAGCGCTATAGAAACCTTGTGGAAGTGCTTCCCGAGGGGGTATGGGTCCAGAGGGAAGGGGTCATACTTTATGTGAATCCTGCCATGGTGAGACTCCTGGGGGCCTCCACCCCAGAGGAACTCGTGGGAAGATCTATTTATGAGTTCGTACATCCCGAATCCAGGGCTTCTGTAGAGCAGAGGACCCAAGAGATCCAGCAGGATGGTGGTACAGTACCTCTCAAAGAGCAGCGGTATGTTTCGCTCAAGGGCTCTGTTCTGGAGGTGGAAACCAGTGCCACGGCCGTGCCCTTTCAAGGCCAGAGGGCCGTGCTGGCTGTATACCGAGACATCTCTGCCAGAAAGCGTCAAGAAAGAGAAAGAGAAGAGCTCCACAAGCGCTATCTCCAGGCCCAGAAGATGGAGGCAGTGGGAACCCTGGCAGGTGGCATTGCCCATGATTTCAATAACATACTCATGTCCATCCAGGGGAACGTCTCTCTCATGCTTCTGGAGACCCCAGAGGATCACCCCCACAGGGAAAGGCTCGAGGTCATTCAGGAGGCAATCAGAAGCGGGGCGGATCTAAGCAGGCAACTGCTGGGCTTTGCCAGAGGGGGTAATTACGATGTTAGGCCACTGAACATAAACGAGGTTGTAGAAAAAACCTCCAGCATGTTCAGCAGAACCAGAAAGGAGATCAGCATTCACAAGAGGTTCCAGCCAGACATCTGGACAGTGGATGCGGATCGCAGCCAGATGGAACAGGTTTTCATGAACCTCTTTGTCAATGCCTCGGATGCCATGCCAGGAGGTGGGGAGCTGTTTCTGGACACCCAGAACGTGAGCCTGGACGAGGATTACCTGAGGCCATATTCCATGCCCCCAGGCCCATACGTGAGAATATCTGTGACCGACTCTGGCACAGGCATGGACGAGGAGACACTCAAGCATGTGTTTGAGCCCTTCTTTACTACCAAGACCATGGGCAGGGGAACCGGGTTGGGCCTGGCCACGGTTTACGGCATAGTCAAGGCACACAAAGGTTTGATCACAGTTTACAGCACCCCCGGCCAGGGGAGCACTTTCCACATTTACCTGCCGGCTTCCCCGAGAGAGCCTTCGAGGCAACTCAGGCTTCCCCAAGGGGTGGTCAAGGGGAAGGGCACAATACTGCTCATCGATGATGAGGAGATGATCCTGAAGGTGGCAAGTCAGCTCTTGGAGGCACTGGGTTACAAGGTGGTCAAGGCAAAAGGTGGCCAAGCTGGTCTCAAGAGTTATGAGGAGTTGATGCACCAGGTGGATCTGGTCATTCTGGACATGATAATGCCAGACCTTGGAGGATCCCAGGTATTTGAGAGGCTCAAAGAGATGAACCCCAAGGTAAGAGTGCTTCTCTCCAGCGGTTATGCAGTAAACGGTGAGGCCAAACAGATACTGGAAAAGGGCTGCAGGGGCTTCATCCAGAAACCCTTCAACCTGGCGGAGCTTTCCCAGAAGGTGCAGGCAGCCTTGAGGGAGGAATCCCTTGAGGACCCTAGCCATGACAAAACCCTTTGA